The Streptomyces kanamyceticus DNA segment GCGGGTCGCCATCGCCATGCCCACGGCGTTGGCGACGCCCTGGCCGAGCGGGCCCGTCGTCGTCTCCACGCCGACCGTGTGGCCGTACTCCGGGTGGCCCGGGGTCTTGGAGCCCCAGGTCCGGAACGCCTTCAGATCGTCCAGCTCAAGGCCGAACCCGGCCAGGTAGAGCTGGATGTAGAGGGTCAGGGACGAGTGGCCCGCGGAGAGCACGAACCGGTCGCGACCGGTCCACTCGGCGTCCGCCGGGTCGTGCCGCATCACCTTCTGGAAGAGGGTGTACGCGGCGGGCGCGAGGCTCATGGCCGTACCGGGATGGCCGTTGCCGACCTTCTGTACGGAATCCATGGCCAGGACGCGAGCGGTGTCAACGGCTCGCTGGTCCAGTTCGGTCCACTCGAGGTCTGTGGTGGTCGGCTTGGTGCTCACCCTGAGTCAGGGCTCCTCTCCACATGTCGAATGCCGGCGATGTAGATCCCACCGGCCGATGTCGAGCCTACCGCTGGTGGAACGTGCATTTTTTCGAGTCATTCCAGACTGCCGGGACACGCCGGGATCCGCCTCCTGAAAGGAAAGGGCGGGGATTCACCATGTGAATAAAGGGGTGCTCATGTGACCGCTCAAAGGGTCGGCGACACCGCTCATGTGACCGCCCGGCGCGTCACCCCTACCGCTCACCCGGTCGCTCAACACGACCCCACCCCCGCGAAGGGCGAGGTATGGGCAACGTCTACAGTGGCGTGGTACGCGCGAGCCTTTACCGGATCTTCATGTCAGAAGGTGCTGGTCGGCTCGCTGGGATGTCTCTGTCAGGGGTGTGCGTGACGGCCGTTGAATCCCGTCCAGCGGGGGTTTCCGGGACGGACATTAGCCCGAGCCATCGGCCGTTCGGGGCCCGTGTCAAGGCGTTCGTGGCGCTGACCAAGCCACGGATCATCGAACTCCTCCTCATCACCACCGTTCCGGTGATGTTCCTCGCCGAACAGGGCGTGCCTGACCTGTGGCTGGTCTTCGTGACCTGCCTGGGCGGCTACCTCTCGGCAGGTGGCGCCAACGCGCTCAACATGTACATCGACCGCGACATCGACGCCCTGATGGACCGTACGTCGCAGCGGCCGCTGGTCACCGGCATGGTGAGCCCGCGCGAATGCCTCGTCTTCGGCATCACCCTGGGCGTCGTCTCCACCCTCCTGTTCGGCCTCGCGGTCAACTGGCTCTCCGCCTGGCTCTCGCTCGGCGCGCTGCTCTTCTACGTGGTCGTCTACACGATGATCCTGAAGCGCCGCACGTCGCAGAACATCGTGTGGGGCGGCATCGCGGGCTGTCTGCCGGTCCTCATCGGCTGGTCCTCGGTCACCAACTCCATGTCGTGGGCGCCGATCATCCTCTTCCTCGTCATGTTCTTCTGGACCCCGCCGCACTACTGGCCGCTGTCCATGAAGGTCAAGGACGACTACGCGCGCGTGGGCGTGCCGATGCTGCCCGTCGTCGCCTCGAACAAGGTGGTCGCCCGGCAGATCGTCCTCTACAGCTGGGTGATGGTCGCCGTCTCGCTGCTGCTCCAGCCGCTCGGCTACACGGGCTGGTTCTACACGGCGGTCGCGCTGGTCACCGGTGGCTGGTGGCTGTGGGAGGCGCACGGGCTGCAGAACCGGGCCAAGGCGGAGGCGACGGGGGGCAAGCTGAAGGAGATGCGGCTGTTCCACTGGTCGATCACGTACGTCTCCTTGCTCTTTGTCGCGGTCGCGGTGGATCCCTTCCTGCGCTGAGCCGACTACTTCGCCGACGGGCGGGGCACGTGGTGTTGAACGCCACGCGCCCCGCCCGTCGCCAGTTGGGCTACCCGTCGGTAGCATCCTGCCCATGGCAGACACGCAGCAGGTGGACGACAGCAAGCAGGCCGCCAAGGACGAGCGCCGCGCGGCCAAGCTCGCCAAGGAGATCGGGACCTTCGCACGCGCGCACGGCGGTGCCGAGGGGCAGCTCGCGTACATCGGGCAGAAGGGCACCCGCATCGTGCTCGTCGGCGATGACGGCGGCTGGGGCGACCTGGTCGCGCCGACCTACGCCGTCGCGCAGAGCGCCGTGGAGAAGGCCGGGATCACCGTCCACGAGGACTTCGACGGGGACTTCG contains these protein-coding regions:
- a CDS encoding heme o synthase yields the protein MCVTAVESRPAGVSGTDISPSHRPFGARVKAFVALTKPRIIELLLITTVPVMFLAEQGVPDLWLVFVTCLGGYLSAGGANALNMYIDRDIDALMDRTSQRPLVTGMVSPRECLVFGITLGVVSTLLFGLAVNWLSAWLSLGALLFYVVVYTMILKRRTSQNIVWGGIAGCLPVLIGWSSVTNSMSWAPIILFLVMFFWTPPHYWPLSMKVKDDYARVGVPMLPVVASNKVVARQIVLYSWVMVAVSLLLQPLGYTGWFYTAVALVTGGWWLWEAHGLQNRAKAEATGGKLKEMRLFHWSITYVSLLFVAVAVDPFLR